A stretch of Lathyrus oleraceus cultivar Zhongwan6 chromosome 6, CAAS_Psat_ZW6_1.0, whole genome shotgun sequence DNA encodes these proteins:
- the LOC127095878 gene encoding uncharacterized protein LOC127095878, producing MHVESDGSFQYGYYWREADDLHAATQHFHGLNRLVTAIVGHSKGAGVVLLYASKYNDVKTVVNISGRYDLKAGIEERLGKNYMERIKEDGFIDVKRPGSSDYRVTLESLLDRLDTNMHGACLQIDTECRVLTVHGSSDTVISVEDAFQFAQILTNHTLHIIEGADHSYTNHQNELASVVVNFIK from the exons atgcatgt GGAAAGTGATGGCTCGTTTCAGTACGGTTACTACTGGAGAGAGGCTGATGATTTACATGCTGCGACTCAACATTTCCATGGATTAAACCGTCTGGTGACTGCAATTGTTGGGCATAGTAAAG GTGCTGGAGTGGTGCTTCTCTATGCTTCAAAATATAATGACGTCAAAACTGTCGTCAATATCTCTGGACGCTATGATCTGAAGGCGGGAATTGAAGAACGCCTCGGAAAAAATTATATGGAGAGAATTAAGGAGGATGGTTTCATTGACGTGAAGAGGCCAG GAAGTTCTGATTACCGTGTGACTCTGGAAAGTTTGCTGGATCGCTTAGATACAAATATGCACGGAGCATGCCTTCAGATTGATACAGAATGCAG GGTCCTTACAGTTCATGGTTCTTCAGACACAGTTATATCTGTTGAAGATGCATTTCAGTTTGCTCAGATTCTAACAAACCATACATTACATATCATAGAAGGAGCTGATCATTCCTACACTAATCACCAAAACGAGCTAGCTTCGGTTGTTGTCAACTTCATAAAATAA